TGCAGTTCGTTCAGGATGTCGCCCAGGCGCGACGTGTCTTTTAGCTGGAAGCTGAAGTCGGTCTTCAGGTGCACCAGCCCTCCGGCACGTGCCGTGTACGGTCCTTTTTCGGTGATTTTGCTTCCGAACTGTTTCACGGTCTTGCGGATGTATTCGCTCACGAACGCCTGTTCCTTCCGATTCTTCTCGCTCCATTCGTCGGGCATCGTGTCGCCCTGCATCGGCATGGTGCCGGCGAGCGATACGGTATGCCATTGGGTGTCGTGCCCGCTCAGGATGATTTCGGGCGTGCTTCCTATCCACGTCCCCGTTGCCGGCGTGTGCGTCAGCGATATCATCATCCGCGGATAGCTGTTGCACGCGTTCACGAACGTGGAAAGCGGGGAGAAGCCTTCGGGCAGCTTGCGGTGCAGGCAGCGCGACAGCACCAGCTTTTGGAAGGTGTTCTGCCGCAGGGGCACGATAAACCGTCCGAAGGCTTCCGCGTAGGCTTCCTGGTCTTGCCCGCCGGTTTCCTGCCTGGCTTCCTGTCCCGCCGAGGGCTGAAGGGGTCCGGCTGGCGGAGCCGGGATTTCCGCCGCATGCGTTTGCGCGTATTGCGCCAGCAGGTCGCTGATGCTTTCCCAGCCGTGTGCGCAGTGGTCTGCCTCGATTAAGACAATTGGGTGCTTTCCGCCGGGCTTGAACGGAGCCATCAGGAAGCCCCGTTTCCCGTTCAGCCCGCTCATGCCGTCTACGGTCTGCGCCCCGCCGGCCTCTTGCAGCACCAGCAGCGGCTCGTCGGTCCAGGGCTGGCGGTAGAGGGCAAAGCTGGCGTTGCTCCGTGTCAGGCTGTCTATCAGTTTGTGGATGGATGAAAAAGGCAGGTTCATACGCGTTTCTTTATAATCAGGTTGGTGATGCGGGCGGTGGATATCAGTTTGCCTTCCGGCGTAACGATGTCCACGTTCCATACATGCTGGGTGCGTCCGCGGTGCACGATGGTGGCGCGGGCTTCTACATACCGCCCTTCCCCTACGGGAGTCATGCCCACGTGGTTGGCGCTCACCTGTATGCCTACAGGCTCTTCGTCGTCCTTGCACAGGACAATCGACCCGTAGCCGCTTACGATTTCGGCGCATGCCAGCGAGGCTCCGCCGTTCAGGATGTCGGTCGGCGTGCAGGGGCGTGCCGTATGCTCGTCGACGGGCATGGTCGCCTTGATGTATCCTTCTTTGATTTCCACCAGCCGGATGCCGAGGTGACGTGCGATGGCTTCTTTCGGCTCGTATGGTTTTCCGGGTTCTATTTGCATCATTTTCTTGTTATTTTAAGTTTGGGTTTTGTTTGTCGTTACTATTTGAATCTTTGTCTGTTTGTTTTTTGTAGAGACGTCACATCGTGGCGTCTCCCCGTCCGCATGGCGGATGTATTTGTGTATGTTTTCAGAGACGCCACAATGTGACGTCTCTACTTTATACGCTATTTCTTTCGTTACGCCTTCACCCTGCAAAGGTACATTTATTTTCCGGCATATTCTATCTTTCCAATTGAATTCTGATGTAATTTTGTGGCAGATTTTTAAAAAAGATGTTTTTTATGGATACACAGAAATTGAAAGGGCACGGAGCCATGCTTTGTG
The Phocaeicola salanitronis DSM 18170 genome window above contains:
- a CDS encoding isochorismate synthase is translated as MNLPFSSIHKLIDSLTRSNASFALYRQPWTDEPLLVLQEAGGAQTVDGMSGLNGKRGFLMAPFKPGGKHPIVLIEADHCAHGWESISDLLAQYAQTHAAEIPAPPAGPLQPSAGQEARQETGGQDQEAYAEAFGRFIVPLRQNTFQKLVLSRCLHRKLPEGFSPLSTFVNACNSYPRMMISLTHTPATGTWIGSTPEIILSGHDTQWHTVSLAGTMPMQGDTMPDEWSEKNRKEQAFVSEYIRKTVKQFGSKITEKGPYTARAGGLVHLKTDFSFQLKDTSRLGDILNELHPTPAVCGLPKQEAYAFIEANEGIDRKYYAGIIGWLDPQGDTSLYVNLRCMKVEGSESTLYAGGGILPSSVLEAEWEETRQKLNTMLNVL
- a CDS encoding PaaI family thioesterase; the encoded protein is MMQIEPGKPYEPKEAIARHLGIRLVEIKEGYIKATMPVDEHTARPCTPTDILNGGASLACAEIVSGYGSIVLCKDDEEPVGIQVSANHVGMTPVGEGRYVEARATIVHRGRTQHVWNVDIVTPEGKLISTARITNLIIKKRV